Part of the Sphaerochaeta associata genome is shown below.
AAAAGAACACTGGGAGCAATAGAATTAATATTACGAGAACAATCTCCGTTTTTCTCATGGTATCTTGGTCATCTTATCATGAAAGAGGGATTAAGAAATAAAATACATCTTTTATGTTGCCAATGTTTTTCATATTCATCCAGAAAATCACAGTCGGATAAAATTCATCCAAAATGAAACAGGACAAAAGTGTGGATCGAACCGAAAGCGAAAGTCCTTCATCAATTCCGTACATACACTATGCTACAGATTCCGAGGAAGGTTTTTAGCTCACCTTCCTTGCTTGGGACCAGATTGCGTCCCAGCAGGATTACAGCCAAGACTACATCTATCATCTGCATAGAAGGCGTTGAAGCTGGTAAAGGTGTTATGATTCCGATGGCTTCTCCCACAAGATTCGATAATCTCCCATAGGATTACTTCTGTGGGAGATTATGCTTCTATGCTGTCCCCAGTGAAGACTATTCATAATCAAAGTCTGGAAACAACTCTCCTCTGAATTATCCTTGCATACTAATAAATTTTGTCTGGATCCAACTCTGGTCTGAAAGGCTTGCCTGTTTCAAGACTCTCTTCAAGCAGTTTGCGTATTTCTTCACCATCGATCCCCAAGACCAAGAAAATTGGAAAATTCTCTTCAAATCTCTCAACATATTTTTCCAACAGATTATCAATCTCATCCATCAAATGATACCTCCGTCGCAATGGCTAGGCTCTCTCACTTATACATAGGCAGTTGATCGGGATTCCGAACATACGTAGTGTTCCTTCCACTGCCTTGGCTGAGTATGAAGCCTTCTTCCTTGAGGCGCTTGAGAGCAGCCTCCACTGAGGAGCTGCCGATGCTGGGGCAAAGTTCGAGAATCTGGGCCTTGGTGAATACTCCCAAGCTGTCCTCAACAGCTTTTCGCACGATCTCATATGAGCTACTCTTACGGTCGACTGAGCCAAGCCTTCTCTCAAAATCACGATAACAATTCAGGACAATCCCAAGAAGGTACTTGATGAAGGATGTGTAGTCATTGGTACCATTATGCCATCCGCTGGAGACCTTCCCCAATACATCGTAATACGTATCCTTCGTCCTCTCAATCTTCTGCTCGATACTGATATACTTGCCGACAAAGAATCCACTCTGGTACAAGAGCAGAGTAGTAAGAAGCCGGCTCATGCGTCCGTTGCCGTCATTGAAAGGATGGATGCAGAGAAAGTCGCATATGAATATCGGGATCAGTATCAGCGTATCGACTACCTGATTATCAAGTGCCTGCCGATAACTTGCGCAGATAGCATCCACCGCCATCGGTGTCTCAAACGGCTCAAGCGGAGTGAATCTGGTGAAGGAACCTCCATCGGTATGGGTCTCGTTGATATAATTCTGCGTGTTCTTGTACTTACCACCGAAGGTCTTGCCCGTGTATGCCAATAGATCCCTGTGCAATTGCAGGATTACATTGCCATTGAGCGGGATGTGCTTGTAATTCTCGTGGATTGTTTTCAAGGCATCGCGATAGCCCGCAATCTCTTGCTCATCACGGCTGCGGGGTGTAGTTTTTTCATTGACCAACTCCCGCATCCGTGCATTCGAGGTTCCTATGCCCTCGATTCTGTTCGAGCTGTCGGTGCTCTGGATTTTCGCCACCTCGATCAAGCGTTCCAACTCTACCGGTTTCTGTCTGAGATACAGATCCTGTTTTCCCTTGTGCTCGCGGATCTGAGCAACGAGCGAAAGTACCTCTCCGTCCCAGGAGCTCTTTTTCAGCTGGTCATAATCAAATTCGCGCATCTTTCTCCCACCATTTTCCTTTTTCTCCCATATTGTACCCTATTTTGGGAGATAATCAATAGTTCGTGGGAGAACCGATAGAGTTGATTCGATTAGACAGAACAATTCATTCAGCCTTGTTCCTTGCTGATTCCTAAATGGATGTGCTATGTCCAAGAACTGGATTGCATCTGTACCCATGTTCCTGAAATATCATTTCCCCGGCAGCGTATTCTCACACTACCTTGAAAACCTCTTGGATCTTCATATCAGAGGAAAGCATCACCAAGTCAGCCTTGTACCCGGGCTTGATGAAGCCTCGATCTGTTTGAGAAAGCACCCGTAAGGGGTTCTCGGACGCAACCTGGAAGAAGGATTGCTTGTCCAACAAGTTTTTGTGAAAAAGGTTTTTTGCTGAATCGCTGATAAGCATGGCAGAACCTATCAGGATGTCACTATCACGGTAATAGCAGGCCTTTCCATTCGAATACATTTGCTTGCCCAAATACAGGCCTTCACCGGCACCCATGCCGGCCAAACTCATAGCATCAGAAATCAGACAAAGCCTTTCCGTACCAAGCGAATTGATCGTCAAATCTATCACAGACGGATGCACATGCACCTCATCACAAACAAGTTCATAGGTTGCATGGCTGAAGTTGCGGACAAACGGCATGGCTGCCAAGCCTGGGCGTTTGTGATCTATACCGCTCATCGCATTGAAAAGATGGGTAAGATGATTTTTGTCCCTAGGATGCAATGCATCCAGGGGACAATCACTATGGCCATAGGCCACAACAATGTTGTTCCGTTCCAACATATTCGAAAGCTCTTCACTGCCTTGCAGTTCAGGAGCAATGGTCATGGAGGTGACAAGTGGCTTCTTTCCACACTTGATGGAAAGAATCTTCTCCAGGTACCCCCTGTCAAAGGTCCTGATACCTGAAGATGGAATGCCACCCTTTTTCTCAGGTGCGATAAAAGGTCCTTCCACATAGACCCCAAGCAGATGGGATGAGAGGAAAGCACTCCTGTCCATTGCTTGTTTAATCTGGTCCAAGAGATCCAAATCCATGACAACTGCAAGTTGGAAACTCGTTATACCCTTCCCTGCAAGAAACAAGGCCATGCCTTCTAGGTTTTCCTGAATATTTCCTCTGGTAGAATCAAAGCCGCCACAACCATGGATGTGCATATCGACTAGACCCGGGCCCACAAGGCTGCCCTTGGCATCATATTGCTTTAGATGCTGTACCATCTCTTGCTCAAGCTTACCGACATACCTGACGATCCCCTGCTCCACCACTATGGTGGCATCAGGTAGCAGCACTCCATCGGTATACGCCAAGGCATGGGATATTGCGTAGTCGACTTCATAATGAACCATTTGCTATTACTCCAGATCAAGAGAATTGGGTTTGTACTGAGAGGTAACAGTGAATACAGGACTCTTGTCGAATACCTCATAGTTTCGCCCTCATACCACGGTTAAATGTCAAAGCGTGGAGGTACGTACTACAAACCCTTCACTGCTCAACAGGCACTGCATCTTGGTCCAATCACAGATTGTCCTGCCCCGCTCTTGCAGTATCCGCAAGCAAGTTCATGATTGTCAATACAAAGGTAGTTCTAAGGAGGCTTGTAATCATGCCGGTAGTGAGTCTTACATATCAAACTGGAAAGGGCATATCTTAGACTTTCATAATCAAGCGACCGTGAATGTGAAGAAGTTTCGCCGCTGAACCGGCTTACGCTGATCAGCGGTTTTTCTATTGGTATAGGAAACCTAAAGACAGAGCTTCAGGTTCATAAAGAAGTACGTTTCTTTCGGTAAGCATCACCTTACGGCACCACTTCCTACAGCTAAGGTGCGGTACGTACAAACCCTTCACAGCTCAACAGGCACTGTCTCTTAGCCCAATCCCTGCATCATCGCAATCACTACTGGTCCTGCCAGCAATGAGTAGAACTCCTGCCCTACATCGATATTATGTGCATGCAAAAAAAGGCTTGTCAACAACATATCTGTAGATATCTCAGGAAGCATGATTGTGTTCAATCAAAATTGAAAGTCAAGGAATTTTTCCTTCGAGTAAAAAAATCTTATCGCTTACTCCTTGACGCTTGGCCCTCTCCTCTTGAGTTCGCCGGCACACACCCCAGCCATTTGACCGGAGGAAAACCGCCTAGTGAATTATAAATCTCTGCCATCAATAACTGACTAGACGTTTGTTTTTGTCTAGGCTTGACAGGTTTATCTCGGTTGGTGATACAGAAGAACATCGATGTGAATTGGTTCTGATTTTATCTATTATACTTAGCCATACGAATTAGATAATTCAATACCAATTTTTTACGATATTCCTCAGGTTCTTCAGTAGTGATTCCTTCAGTTGTATATACACTGTCACAAAGACTTACTGTTGATATGAAGTTTTTAATGTAGTTTTCATTAGTGATTCCGCAATATTTTATATGCGCTGCAACAAACCGGGAAAGGTAGTCTTTGTCATCAAGATCAACACCGAATCCACAGTAGTCGCTCATTTTCTTAACCCCTTCTTTATAAGCAGTTTCAACCGATCTATTAGGTGCCCTTTCTTGAATAGATTGTGAATACTTATCAACAATCGTATCAAATGTTTCCACAGAAAGGCTAGTTTTCGGGATATCTCGATCAATTATGCTCTTATATTCAGTATTGGCTACAGGTACAAGATTATTTTGATAATCGGAGATAACGCTGTTCAGATAGCTTACTACTTCCTCCACCGTGTCAACTCCAATTACTGTCTTGAACCGTTCAACAATCTTGTCCTTGTCGTGAATGTAAAAATTGTAGTGATCACCGCCTTTATTGCCAAGAGAATACCCTGTGAGGTTCTTATAATCAAACACGAGAGGCTTATGACCATTTGTACTTAGATTATTCCAGAATTTCACTCCAGTATTGGACGCTATGGAATCGGTAAAGCTACTCATGGATAAATCCTTATATTCTTGATAATTGCTGAAAGATGCAGCTCTGTCAAAATAATATGAGAGTATTTTATTGGAATCTCTAAAAAAGTATGGAATTATTTCTTTAATGAATTCGAGATCAATCAAATTAAGAGTATTCTCTGCCAGGAAAGAATCAAACCATGCTTTTGCCGTTGTATCGTCTATAAAAAAGCCACCATTGCTCCATTTTCTCGATGGGTCTGTATAGGAAGCAAATATACCATCGTTTGATTTCGCAGTGACCCCAATGCTATTTATCCAATATCCATACGGGTAATACCATGCATCATTAATCAGCTTACCATCAGTTCTACCTTCAAATGGTGTACCAAATCCTGTATGGTTATTGAGCCGTATTGTCGTGGCAATAATGTTGTTTCTCAACATTCCGTTTTCATCATACTCTTCACTCGAGAAATCGATTCCATACCGATTAGAATCATCAATCTTCATATCCAGATATTCTAGAATATTCAGCTCACCGTAGTTTTCTGCGAATGTAATCCCGTTGCTCCCGGAGCTCGAAGAGGTATAAAGAAACATTTCGCGGAGAGA
Proteins encoded:
- a CDS encoding Fic family protein gives rise to the protein MREFDYDQLKKSSWDGEVLSLVAQIREHKGKQDLYLRQKPVELERLIEVAKIQSTDSSNRIEGIGTSNARMRELVNEKTTPRSRDEQEIAGYRDALKTIHENYKHIPLNGNVILQLHRDLLAYTGKTFGGKYKNTQNYINETHTDGGSFTRFTPLEPFETPMAVDAICASYRQALDNQVVDTLILIPIFICDFLCIHPFNDGNGRMSRLLTTLLLYQSGFFVGKYISIEQKIERTKDTYYDVLGKVSSGWHNGTNDYTSFIKYLLGIVLNCYRDFERRLGSVDRKSSSYEIVRKAVEDSLGVFTKAQILELCPSIGSSSVEAALKRLKEEGFILSQGSGRNTTYVRNPDQLPMYK
- a CDS encoding amidohydrolase family protein → MVHYEVDYAISHALAYTDGVLLPDATIVVEQGIVRYVGKLEQEMVQHLKQYDAKGSLVGPGLVDMHIHGCGGFDSTRGNIQENLEGMALFLAGKGITSFQLAVVMDLDLLDQIKQAMDRSAFLSSHLLGVYVEGPFIAPEKKGGIPSSGIRTFDRGYLEKILSIKCGKKPLVTSMTIAPELQGSEELSNMLERNNIVVAYGHSDCPLDALHPRDKNHLTHLFNAMSGIDHKRPGLAAMPFVRNFSHATYELVCDEVHVHPSVIDLTINSLGTERLCLISDAMSLAGMGAGEGLYLGKQMYSNGKACYYRDSDILIGSAMLISDSAKNLFHKNLLDKQSFFQVASENPLRVLSQTDRGFIKPGYKADLVMLSSDMKIQEVFKVV